A window of the Microbacterium sp. LWH13-1.2 genome harbors these coding sequences:
- a CDS encoding NAD(P)H-dependent oxidoreductase: MSAPRPTIHWIYAHPQENSFNARLFRDGVEALSRDHDVEITDLYAQRFDPVLAAQDLGEPHGREGNVVDLMGEAFAAGQLPADVSEEQRKLGAADLVVLQFPLWWYGPPAILKGWLDRVLTNGFAYGPVDPNTGLPLRYGEGLLSGRRALVIVTAGEDERSIGERGISGDLDSLMFPLTHGTLWYTGIEPLDLHVVHDADGLAPAGIDRESARLVERLAGIRDESPSSPYRRLRDGEYHGTRALRADLLPGRTDLGIHRVSAS, from the coding sequence TTGTCCGCACCACGCCCGACCATCCACTGGATCTACGCCCACCCGCAGGAGAACTCCTTCAACGCCCGGCTGTTCCGCGACGGGGTGGAAGCCCTCTCGCGCGACCACGACGTCGAGATCACCGATCTGTATGCTCAGCGGTTCGACCCCGTCCTCGCCGCCCAGGACCTCGGCGAGCCCCACGGCAGGGAGGGCAACGTCGTCGATCTCATGGGCGAGGCGTTCGCCGCGGGGCAGCTGCCAGCGGATGTGAGCGAGGAACAGCGCAAGCTCGGGGCCGCAGATCTCGTCGTGCTCCAGTTCCCGCTGTGGTGGTACGGCCCGCCGGCGATCCTGAAGGGGTGGCTCGATCGTGTTCTCACCAACGGGTTCGCATACGGCCCCGTCGACCCGAACACGGGTCTGCCTCTCCGCTACGGTGAGGGCCTTCTGTCCGGACGCCGTGCACTCGTGATCGTGACGGCCGGCGAGGACGAACGCTCCATCGGAGAGCGGGGCATCAGCGGGGATCTCGACTCGCTGATGTTCCCGCTCACCCACGGCACCCTCTGGTACACCGGCATAGAGCCGCTCGACCTGCACGTGGTCCACGACGCCGATGGGCTGGCGCCTGCCGGCATCGACCGGGAGAGCGCGCGGCTCGTCGAACGCCTCGCCGGGATCCGCGACGAATCGCCGAGCAGCCCGTATCGCCGGCTCCGCGACGGTGAGTATCACGGCACCCGCGCGCTCCGGGCGGACCTGCTGCCCGGGCGCACCGACCTCGGCATACACCGCGTCTCGGCCAGCTGA
- a CDS encoding MFS transporter → MTFPLPTAAALPRAARHPWLAMIPLLLGILIGALAISSMSTALPAIRGDLVLSDSGALWLVDVYALSLAATLIVAARIGDAFGRKRIVLFGLAGFAVLNVIGGFAQDGMLLIVVRALLGVAEAFVVAGVVATIGAHYHARQRVLAYGLWTATFGAGSALGPVLGGIVTEGPGWRWLLLGSVPLAVVAGVLAIWLVPDSRSSRPPSWDVLSILSSIVALGALVFALHEVLAAPLAAGVAGVVAVVTLVFFIRRQQSLREPLIDMRLFRVPGFSPAIVRIVASSGVSTASVLLVSLHLQDARGFSAAAAGIAILPQAIAIALGGVLAPLFLRWLTSPTLTVVALVIQGAGLAWLATGVDLVAIPLVLVGVGFGIAATLAATTLFDVTTEDDAGQVGAIQEVGFALGGGLGIAVLGTIASIVGSRGFVVALLVATSMVVAAALLPLWRRAPTPPVLDPR, encoded by the coding sequence GTGACCTTCCCCCTCCCCACGGCAGCGGCCCTGCCTCGTGCGGCTCGGCATCCGTGGCTCGCCATGATCCCCCTGCTTCTCGGCATCCTGATCGGCGCGCTGGCGATCAGCAGCATGTCGACCGCGCTGCCGGCGATCCGCGGCGACCTCGTCCTGAGCGACAGCGGCGCTCTCTGGCTCGTCGACGTGTATGCGCTCTCTCTGGCGGCGACGCTGATCGTCGCCGCCCGCATCGGCGACGCCTTCGGGCGCAAGCGGATCGTGTTGTTCGGCCTCGCCGGTTTCGCGGTGCTCAACGTCATCGGCGGATTCGCCCAGGACGGGATGCTGCTGATCGTCGTGCGCGCCCTCCTCGGCGTCGCGGAGGCGTTCGTCGTGGCCGGCGTCGTCGCCACGATCGGTGCGCACTATCACGCACGGCAGCGCGTGCTGGCCTACGGGCTGTGGACCGCGACCTTCGGAGCCGGCAGCGCTCTGGGCCCGGTGCTCGGGGGCATCGTCACCGAAGGCCCGGGGTGGCGCTGGCTGCTGCTGGGCAGCGTGCCGCTCGCGGTCGTCGCGGGAGTGCTCGCGATCTGGCTCGTTCCCGACTCCCGCAGCTCGCGGCCCCCGTCGTGGGACGTCCTCAGCATACTGTCGTCGATCGTCGCGCTCGGGGCTCTCGTCTTCGCGCTGCACGAGGTGCTCGCGGCTCCCCTCGCCGCGGGCGTCGCCGGCGTCGTCGCGGTCGTGACGCTCGTGTTCTTCATCCGCCGTCAGCAGTCGCTGCGCGAACCACTCATCGACATGCGGCTCTTCCGAGTACCGGGGTTCAGCCCCGCGATCGTGCGCATCGTGGCGAGCAGCGGTGTGTCGACGGCATCCGTGCTCCTGGTGAGCCTTCATCTGCAGGATGCGCGGGGATTCAGCGCGGCCGCGGCCGGCATCGCGATCCTTCCGCAGGCGATCGCGATCGCGCTCGGCGGGGTGCTCGCCCCTCTGTTCCTCCGGTGGCTCACCTCGCCCACACTCACGGTGGTCGCGCTCGTGATCCAAGGCGCCGGACTCGCCTGGCTGGCGACCGGGGTCGACCTCGTCGCGATCCCGCTCGTGCTTGTCGGCGTGGGGTTCGGGATCGCGGCGACGCTCGCCGCGACGACCCTCTTCGACGTGACCACCGAAGACGACGCCGGTCAGGTGGGGGCGATCCAGGAGGTCGGCTTCGCTCTCGGCGGCGGCCTCGGGATCGCCGTGCTCGGCACGATCGCCTCGATCGTCGGGTCGCGCGGCTTCGTCGTCGCGCTCCTCGTCGCGACAAGCATGGTCGTCGCCGCTGCGCTTCTGCCGCTCTGGAGACGCGCTCCGACGCCTCCCGTCCTCGACCCCCGCTGA
- a CDS encoding SAV_915 family protein, translated as MVQASELPPVLYVPLAEETADPAEAQLEYRLTKDGRKALLAYSALDRLHRGMGVEQPWALVPTVQLESFREVDQFDTVVLDIVMPVRLRKGAEGDAAREAESREHS; from the coding sequence ATGGTGCAAGCGAGCGAGCTGCCCCCGGTGCTCTATGTGCCGCTGGCCGAGGAGACGGCGGACCCGGCCGAGGCACAGCTCGAGTACCGGTTGACGAAGGACGGACGCAAGGCGCTCCTGGCGTACTCGGCGTTGGACAGGCTGCATCGTGGCATGGGCGTCGAGCAGCCCTGGGCGCTTGTGCCGACCGTTCAGCTCGAGAGCTTCCGGGAGGTCGATCAGTTCGACACCGTGGTGCTCGACATCGTCATGCCGGTGCGTCTGCGCAAGGGTGCCGAGGGCGATGCCGCGCGTGAAGCGGAATCGCGCGAGCACTCATGA
- a CDS encoding VWA domain-containing protein, which translates to MEGEAVIFQPVLNVFLLVLLCVPVAALAVIALTKAKGRDKALWVMRLVMLLACFFMFLRPGIPGGVTQTLATDTDIVLVVDTTASIVAEDWDGDRPRLDGVRADVQTIVDEYPGARFALITFDASADLRMPLTTDTTSLVSSLDVLRPEVTSQSRGSSIGIANQLLADTLANAAASSPDRSRMVFYFGDGEQTVTSAPEPFDGSENFTDAGAVLGYGTPEGGPMQLTTGSLDGSDSGEYIEYQGSDALSVIDEGNLEAIAAELGVEYQHRTADTELQLPEAPSTTTDYAESGSVGNVTELYWIAALVVVGLLGVELARASMLVARLRLLRAPSARTRTRTRREKSPTDGGAA; encoded by the coding sequence GTGGAGGGTGAAGCTGTGATCTTCCAGCCCGTCCTCAACGTCTTCCTCCTCGTGCTTCTCTGCGTGCCGGTGGCGGCCCTCGCCGTGATCGCCCTGACGAAGGCGAAGGGCCGCGACAAGGCGCTGTGGGTCATGCGGCTCGTCATGCTGCTGGCGTGCTTCTTCATGTTCCTGCGCCCCGGGATCCCGGGCGGCGTCACGCAGACGCTCGCGACGGACACCGACATCGTGCTCGTCGTCGACACCACCGCGAGCATCGTCGCCGAGGACTGGGACGGCGATCGGCCTCGTCTCGACGGAGTGCGAGCCGACGTGCAGACCATCGTCGACGAATACCCCGGAGCCCGCTTCGCGCTGATCACGTTCGACGCCTCGGCCGACCTGCGGATGCCGCTCACCACCGACACCACCTCGCTCGTCTCGTCGCTCGACGTGCTGCGGCCCGAGGTGACGAGCCAGTCGCGGGGCAGCTCGATCGGCATCGCGAACCAGCTGCTCGCCGACACCCTCGCCAACGCGGCGGCGTCCTCGCCCGACCGCTCGCGCATGGTCTTCTACTTCGGCGACGGCGAGCAGACCGTCACCTCGGCGCCCGAGCCGTTCGATGGCAGCGAGAACTTCACGGATGCCGGAGCCGTGCTCGGCTACGGCACGCCCGAGGGCGGCCCGATGCAGCTGACGACCGGCAGCCTCGACGGATCGGATTCGGGCGAGTACATCGAGTATCAGGGGTCCGATGCCCTGTCGGTGATCGACGAGGGCAACCTCGAGGCGATCGCAGCCGAACTCGGCGTCGAGTACCAGCACCGCACGGCGGACACCGAGCTGCAGCTGCCCGAAGCGCCATCGACCACGACGGACTACGCCGAGTCCGGGTCGGTCGGCAACGTCACCGAGCTCTACTGGATCGCCGCCCTCGTGGTCGTCGGCCTGCTCGGTGTCGAACTCGCGCGGGCCAGCATGCTCGTCGCCCGACTGCGCCTGCTGCGGGCGCCGTCCGCGCGCACCCGCACCCGCACCCGTCGCGAGAAGAGCCCCACCGACGGAGGTGCCGCATGA
- a CDS encoding AAA family ATPase, whose product MTQPFPASAGGPSVPPPPPGPPAAAPPAPGASSSASKKSEAPTEAELRRASEVLKTVSDAYSAKMVGQERLRMSLLISLIAGGHILLESVPGLAKTTAASTLADTVKAQFKRIQCTPDLLPSDITGNQIYDAATGSFRTVLGPVHANFVLLDEINRSSAKTQSAMLEAMQEHQTTIGGEVHHLPKPFLVIATQNPIEQEGTYELPEAQMDRFLLKEIVEYPSPAEEFEILGRIDSGVLDPDRHVSSAISLDDVHMLQDVASRIYVDPAIRNYIVSIAYVTRNPAPYIGEDRARFIKYGASPRASIAFLQASRALALLNGRAHVLPEDIRSLRHLVLRHRVLLTFEADAEGIRSEEIIDQIFASVPTP is encoded by the coding sequence ATGACTCAGCCATTCCCTGCATCGGCCGGTGGCCCGTCCGTGCCGCCGCCTCCCCCCGGGCCTCCCGCCGCGGCGCCCCCGGCCCCCGGCGCATCGTCCTCGGCGTCGAAGAAGTCCGAGGCGCCCACCGAGGCCGAGCTCCGCCGCGCGAGCGAGGTGCTCAAGACGGTCTCCGACGCGTACTCCGCGAAGATGGTCGGCCAGGAGCGGCTGCGCATGAGCCTGCTGATCTCGCTGATCGCGGGCGGCCACATCCTGCTCGAGAGCGTGCCGGGGCTCGCGAAGACCACTGCGGCGAGCACGCTGGCCGACACGGTCAAGGCGCAGTTCAAGCGCATCCAGTGCACCCCCGATCTGCTGCCCAGCGACATCACCGGCAACCAGATCTACGACGCGGCGACCGGATCGTTCCGCACCGTGCTCGGCCCCGTGCACGCCAACTTCGTGCTGCTCGACGAGATCAACCGCTCGAGCGCCAAGACCCAGAGCGCCATGCTCGAGGCGATGCAGGAGCACCAGACCACGATCGGCGGAGAGGTGCACCACCTGCCGAAGCCGTTCCTCGTGATCGCGACGCAGAACCCCATCGAGCAGGAGGGCACGTACGAGCTGCCCGAGGCCCAGATGGACCGCTTCCTGCTGAAGGAGATCGTCGAGTACCCGAGCCCCGCCGAGGAGTTCGAGATCCTCGGACGCATCGACTCCGGCGTGCTCGACCCCGACCGTCACGTCTCGAGCGCGATCAGCCTCGACGACGTGCACATGCTGCAGGACGTCGCGAGCCGCATCTACGTCGACCCGGCGATCCGCAACTACATCGTCTCGATCGCCTATGTCACCAGGAACCCCGCGCCCTACATCGGCGAGGACCGCGCCCGCTTCATCAAGTACGGAGCGAGCCCCCGTGCGAGCATCGCCTTCCTGCAGGCATCCCGCGCGCTGGCCCTGCTGAACGGACGCGCTCACGTGCTGCCGGAGGACATCCGCTCGCTCCGCCACCTGGTGCTCCGTCACCGCGTGCTGCTGACCTTCGAGGCCGACGCCGAGGGCATCCGCAGCGAGGAGATCATCGACCAGATCTTCGCGTCCGTCCCCACACCCTGA
- a CDS encoding DUF58 domain-containing protein, with product MASLITQVKSKLFIHSSRKSLHALDGAYASLLHGRSLDFEDLRKYEYGDQVRDIDWRATARLGTPLVKRHRAMRMHTILFVVDTGRSMAALAHDEKSKKDLAILATGVLGVLALRHGDDFSLVYGDSDRVRRRAPGRSEGALEHALRTIDQAIDSSTSPSDRDALLSYVTRTISRRMIVCVITDEAPVTDETERMLRRLRVQHDVLWLTVSDADPVLDHTTNTIRSDVDSMWEVPDFVQGDLDIIRELTAQTEADAARLAEVLKRMEISHSVLAGQDDAVSQLLQLLNRRSNARL from the coding sequence ATGGCCAGCCTGATCACCCAGGTGAAGAGCAAGCTCTTCATCCACTCGTCGCGCAAGTCGCTGCACGCGCTCGACGGCGCCTACGCGTCGCTGCTGCACGGCCGCAGCCTCGACTTCGAGGATCTGCGCAAGTACGAGTACGGCGATCAGGTGCGTGACATCGACTGGCGCGCCACGGCACGACTGGGCACTCCGCTGGTCAAGAGACACCGTGCGATGCGGATGCACACGATCCTGTTCGTGGTCGACACGGGCAGGTCGATGGCCGCCCTCGCGCACGACGAGAAGTCGAAGAAGGATCTCGCGATCCTCGCGACGGGCGTCCTCGGCGTTCTGGCCCTGCGCCACGGCGACGACTTCTCGCTCGTCTACGGCGATTCCGACCGCGTGCGCCGACGTGCGCCCGGCCGCAGCGAAGGCGCCCTCGAGCACGCGCTGCGCACGATCGACCAGGCGATCGACTCGAGCACCTCGCCGAGCGATCGCGACGCCCTGCTGTCCTACGTCACGCGCACGATCTCGCGGAGGATGATCGTCTGCGTCATCACCGACGAGGCTCCCGTCACCGACGAGACCGAACGGATGCTGCGTCGACTGCGCGTGCAGCACGACGTGCTGTGGCTCACCGTGAGCGACGCCGATCCGGTGCTCGACCACACCACGAACACGATCCGCAGCGACGTCGACAGCATGTGGGAGGTGCCCGACTTCGTGCAGGGCGACCTCGACATCATCCGCGAGCTCACCGCCCAGACCGAGGCCGATGCCGCGCGTCTCGCCGAGGTCCTCAAGCGCATGGAGATCAGCCACAGCGTTCTGGCAGGTCAGGACGACGCCGTCTCGCAGCTGCTGCAGCTGCTGAATCGGAGGTCGAATGCCCGGCTCTGA
- a CDS encoding Pr6Pr family membrane protein, with amino-acid sequence MTTWWPFARLAAAALGLAAIVAQLSRSIENALNATTEWGQHIPTVVANFLSFFTILSNVLAVIVLAIGAIWALRRRRGTEPEPTWFAIALACVSTYMIVTGIVYNTLLRGVELPQGVTVPWSNEVLHVVIPLFLLADLLFAPRRRALGWSAVAIVALFPIAWAVYTMVRANFIIAPATGDPWWYPYPFLDPHLVPGGYLGVSGYIVGIAIAIIGVACFVVWVGRRRGSATDTPSGSRPRG; translated from the coding sequence ATGACGACCTGGTGGCCATTTGCACGACTCGCAGCAGCAGCGCTCGGACTCGCGGCGATCGTCGCTCAGCTCTCCCGAAGCATCGAGAATGCGCTCAACGCCACCACCGAGTGGGGCCAGCACATCCCGACTGTCGTAGCGAATTTCCTCAGCTTCTTCACGATCCTGTCGAACGTGCTCGCGGTGATCGTTCTGGCGATCGGCGCGATCTGGGCGCTGCGCCGCCGACGCGGCACCGAGCCCGAGCCGACATGGTTCGCAATCGCCCTGGCCTGCGTGAGCACCTACATGATCGTCACCGGCATCGTCTACAACACGCTTCTCAGAGGCGTCGAGCTGCCCCAGGGCGTGACCGTGCCGTGGTCGAACGAAGTGCTGCACGTCGTCATCCCGCTGTTCCTCCTGGCCGACCTGCTGTTCGCCCCTCGCCGACGCGCACTCGGCTGGAGCGCCGTCGCCATCGTTGCCCTCTTCCCGATCGCCTGGGCCGTGTACACGATGGTCCGCGCGAACTTCATCATCGCCCCCGCCACCGGCGACCCGTGGTGGTACCCGTACCCGTTCCTCGACCCGCATCTCGTGCCCGGCGGCTACCTCGGCGTCTCGGGATACATCGTCGGGATCGCGATCGCCATCATCGGAGTCGCGTGCTTCGTGGTCTGGGTCGGACGCCGGCGCGGCAGCGCGACGGACACCCCTAGCGGATCGCGCCCTCGGGGCTGA
- a CDS encoding VWA domain-containing protein yields the protein MALANWWLILVAAGVVIVAIVVGVVVGLRSGAKTEEHERARVARAERLRALPTFRTALNRRVLALSGILLLGVVAALSAGVVSARPMSSQTIQPVNTSRDIMLCLDVSGSMREVDVEVLTVFEELLKDFEGERIGLTIFNSSPVQIFPLTDDYEFIRGHLQSIRESFDANDPIPEHWVGTLNGNGASLIGDGLAACTMAFDHPDDERSRSIIFATDNEVNGASIVTLDEAAAYADSIDVRVFALNPVQGKDADVSAELTKAAEATGGAAYGLRDTTTVSDIVEQVQEQEATELKGQAQVVWTDTPDLWIVILMISMLSFIVVLWRVKL from the coding sequence ATGGCACTAGCGAACTGGTGGTTGATCCTCGTCGCCGCGGGCGTCGTGATCGTGGCGATCGTCGTCGGCGTGGTCGTCGGGTTGCGCAGCGGCGCGAAGACCGAGGAACACGAGCGCGCTCGCGTGGCCCGCGCCGAGCGCCTGCGCGCGCTGCCGACCTTCCGCACCGCGCTGAACCGCCGAGTGCTCGCGCTGTCGGGCATCCTGCTGCTCGGTGTGGTCGCGGCCCTCTCCGCCGGCGTCGTGTCGGCGCGACCGATGTCGTCGCAGACGATCCAGCCGGTCAACACGAGCCGCGACATCATGCTGTGCCTCGACGTCTCCGGATCCATGAGAGAGGTCGACGTCGAGGTGCTCACGGTCTTCGAGGAACTTCTCAAGGACTTCGAGGGTGAGCGCATCGGTCTGACGATCTTCAACAGCTCGCCCGTGCAGATCTTCCCGCTGACAGACGACTACGAGTTCATCCGCGGCCATCTGCAGAGCATCCGCGAGAGCTTCGACGCCAACGATCCGATCCCCGAGCACTGGGTCGGAACGCTCAACGGCAATGGCGCATCGCTGATCGGCGACGGCCTCGCCGCCTGCACGATGGCATTCGACCACCCCGACGACGAGCGTTCGCGCTCGATCATCTTCGCCACCGACAACGAGGTCAACGGCGCCTCGATCGTGACCCTCGACGAGGCCGCCGCCTACGCCGATTCGATCGACGTGCGGGTGTTCGCGCTCAACCCCGTGCAGGGCAAGGACGCCGACGTCAGCGCCGAGCTCACGAAGGCCGCCGAGGCCACGGGCGGCGCCGCCTACGGACTGCGCGACACCACCACCGTGAGCGACATCGTCGAGCAGGTGCAGGAGCAGGAGGCGACCGAGCTGAAGGGTCAGGCGCAGGTCGTCTGGACCGACACGCCGGACCTCTGGATCGTCATCCTGATGATCTCGATGCTCTCCTTCATCGTGGTGCTGTGGAGGGTGAAGCTGTGA